A portion of the Deinococcus peraridilitoris DSM 19664 genome contains these proteins:
- a CDS encoding diacylglycerol/lipid kinase family protein, with translation MSMTEGQAPPSFAVVLNPHAGRGVALRAWPRLERELQARGLRFDLILATTPEDALLRVARLPFCQSVLAVGGDGTVRALLPALVGTGRALGIVPLGSGNDFAGMLGLRSGNFRQALDRLAAAPRAVDALWVDAGQGRTFVLNGFGMGFDALVASLMLQTPARLNGFSRYAWGALRGVRSLYHHQVEVTLDSALMYRGPSPLVAVMNGTRYGGGFQISPESDARDGRLDVVLASRLSRGQLTLLMGSVLRGAHLDDPRVRCGRGREVRVSWSVPTHLHLDGDVGGEVSSVSAGVQPGAVLLY, from the coding sequence ATGTCGATGACCGAAGGCCAGGCGCCCCCCTCGTTTGCCGTGGTACTCAATCCGCACGCCGGTCGCGGTGTGGCCTTGCGGGCCTGGCCCCGTCTGGAGCGCGAGCTTCAGGCGCGTGGACTCCGCTTCGACCTGATCCTGGCGACCACGCCGGAAGACGCGCTGCTGCGGGTGGCCAGACTGCCCTTCTGCCAGAGCGTGCTGGCCGTGGGCGGTGACGGTACCGTCCGGGCGCTGCTGCCGGCACTGGTCGGTACGGGCCGGGCGCTCGGGATCGTGCCGCTGGGCAGCGGCAACGATTTTGCCGGAATGCTGGGCTTGCGGTCCGGGAATTTCCGGCAGGCGCTCGACCGTCTGGCAGCAGCGCCTCGGGCAGTGGACGCCTTATGGGTCGACGCCGGGCAGGGGCGTACGTTTGTGCTCAATGGTTTCGGCATGGGATTTGACGCGCTGGTTGCGTCGCTGATGCTTCAGACTCCCGCCCGTCTGAACGGTTTCTCGCGCTACGCCTGGGGTGCCCTGCGAGGAGTGCGCTCGCTCTATCACCACCAGGTGGAAGTGACCCTGGACAGCGCACTGATGTACCGTGGTCCCTCGCCGTTGGTGGCCGTCATGAACGGCACCCGCTACGGAGGAGGGTTCCAGATTTCGCCGGAATCCGACGCGCGTGATGGTCGGCTCGATGTCGTGCTGGCGTCGCGTCTCAGCCGGGGTCAGCTGACCTTGCTGATGGGCAGCGTGTTGCGTGGCGCCCACCTCGACGATCCCCGGGTCCGCTGTGGCCGGGGACGTGAGGTGCGCGTTTCGTGGAGTGTTCCCACCCACCTGCACCTTGATGGTGATGTGGGCGGTGAAGTGTCGAGTGTCAGCGCCGGTGTGCAGCCGGGCGCGGTGCTGCTGTACTGA
- a CDS encoding alpha/beta fold hydrolase, whose protein sequence is MVEPTFVLLHGFGTSSREWVHVAEQLAGVRSLHPDLPGFGTCAAQGACSVSEMAEVIAGAIGHAGHRDFVLVGRELGALVALELAARQPPGLLGVALVHPAWRADPETVARLRTAHGNPDALRAHYAAVLGSAPDERDLENLILDGLRASKEAWNAWLDQAEEPPRLPDVPVSLPVLIVSDNDSPVPSLPQASIQTLAPESPLLPLQAPGPLTRQLLHWSNNLVKEARA, encoded by the coding sequence ATGGTCGAACCGACCTTCGTGCTGCTGCACGGCTTTGGCACGTCCAGCCGTGAGTGGGTTCACGTGGCCGAGCAGCTCGCAGGCGTGCGCTCGCTGCACCCCGATCTGCCGGGCTTCGGAACCTGCGCCGCGCAGGGCGCGTGCAGCGTGAGCGAGATGGCCGAGGTGATCGCTGGGGCCATCGGGCACGCCGGGCATCGGGATTTCGTGCTGGTGGGCCGTGAGCTGGGCGCGCTCGTGGCGCTCGAACTGGCCGCACGCCAGCCGCCCGGTCTGCTGGGCGTGGCACTCGTCCATCCTGCCTGGCGGGCAGACCCGGAGACCGTGGCACGTCTGCGCACCGCGCACGGCAACCCCGACGCCTTGCGTGCCCATTACGCCGCCGTCCTTGGCTCAGCGCCCGACGAGCGAGACCTGGAAAATCTGATACTCGACGGCCTGCGCGCTTCGAAAGAGGCCTGGAACGCCTGGCTGGACCAGGCCGAGGAACCACCCAGGCTTCCCGACGTGCCCGTCTCGCTGCCCGTGCTGATCGTCTCGGATAACGATTCCCCCGTACCGAGTCTTCCTCAGGCGAGCATCCAGACTCTGGCGCCCGAAAGCCCGCTGTTGCCGCTGCAGGCCCCGGGCCCACTTACGCGCCAGCTGTTGCACTGGAGCAACAATCTGGTGAAGGAGGCCCGCGCGTAA
- a CDS encoding Gfo/Idh/MocA family protein, translated as MSTPLPPQERVGYAVIGVGELTTAELLPAFALSRFSRLAALVSGDRAETERIAAGYGLTSQDVFTYDQLDELAQRQDIGAVYIVTPNSLHREQTERAAQAGKHVLCEKPMATTVEDAEAMVQACRVAGVKLMIAYRCQYTPQHWQARRLVQEGDLGDIRVMDSVHGQMEDDAGAWRLKRDLAGGGPLPDIGLYCLNTLRFLLGREPQEVSATLYQPQGEERFQEVEESLAWTMRFPGGILASCLTSYNVQTIRYLRVFGKEGWLSMDPAYAYQGLRLEVERASGREELNMDEEDQFTLEIDHFSQCILQNKTPFTPGEEGLQDQRIMAAIYQSAQEQRPVALEQIDGLDVFRGELPDSARSGGEQ; from the coding sequence ATGAGTACGCCACTTCCCCCACAGGAGCGGGTCGGCTACGCGGTCATCGGCGTGGGAGAGTTGACCACTGCCGAACTGCTGCCGGCCTTTGCGCTTTCACGCTTCTCGCGCCTGGCCGCCCTGGTCAGCGGTGACCGTGCGGAAACCGAGCGCATCGCCGCCGGTTATGGATTGACCTCACAGGACGTCTTCACTTACGACCAGCTCGACGAACTGGCCCAGCGGCAGGACATCGGCGCGGTGTACATCGTCACGCCCAACAGCCTGCACCGCGAGCAGACCGAGCGTGCCGCCCAGGCCGGCAAGCACGTTCTGTGCGAGAAACCCATGGCCACCACCGTGGAGGACGCCGAAGCGATGGTGCAGGCCTGCCGCGTCGCGGGGGTCAAACTGATGATCGCCTACCGCTGTCAGTACACCCCACAACACTGGCAGGCACGGCGCCTGGTGCAGGAGGGCGACCTCGGTGACATCCGGGTGATGGACAGCGTGCATGGCCAGATGGAGGACGACGCCGGTGCCTGGCGCCTCAAACGCGATCTCGCCGGAGGCGGACCTCTTCCGGACATCGGTCTGTACTGCCTCAATACCCTGCGCTTCCTGCTGGGCCGCGAACCTCAGGAAGTCAGCGCCACGCTGTACCAGCCCCAGGGAGAGGAGCGCTTTCAGGAGGTCGAGGAAAGCCTCGCCTGGACCATGCGCTTTCCCGGCGGGATCCTGGCGAGCTGCCTCACGTCGTACAACGTGCAGACCATTCGCTACCTGCGGGTGTTCGGCAAGGAAGGCTGGCTCAGCATGGACCCGGCCTACGCGTACCAGGGCCTGCGGCTGGAAGTCGAGCGCGCCTCCGGACGCGAGGAACTCAACATGGACGAAGAAGACCAGTTCACGCTGGAAATCGACCATTTCTCGCAGTGCATTCTGCAGAACAAGACGCCTTTCACGCCGGGCGAGGAAGGTCTGCAAGACCAGCGCATCATGGCCGCGATTTATCAAAGCGCGCAGGAACAACGTCCGGTCGCTCTCGAACAGATCGACGGACTCGACGTCTTTCGTGGAGAGTTGCCCGACTCGGCCAGATCAGGCGGCGAGCAGTGA
- a CDS encoding GDCCVxC domain-containing (seleno)protein, producing MCALRACFTDRNGCWPSLVRYGASLTERSGSVSAEHHTISRRVSETRGGVPKSLLVHHAAREWTMPNSDLNCPAGRHGQAANAPLDACVYFYECEPCQEVHKPLTGNCCVFCSYGSSTPPSRARRSQYHP from the coding sequence ATGTGCGCCCTGCGGGCCTGCTTCACGGACAGGAACGGGTGTTGGCCCTCGCTTGTGAGGTATGGTGCCAGCCTGACCGAGCGAAGTGGGTCGGTGTCAGCGGAACACCACACCATCAGCCGCCGTGTCAGCGAAACCAGGGGTGGTGTACCAAAATCACTCCTGGTACACCACGCAGCGCGAGAATGGACCATGCCGAACTCCGACCTGAATTGCCCGGCCGGCAGACACGGGCAGGCAGCGAACGCGCCTCTGGACGCCTGCGTGTACTTCTACGAATGTGAACCCTGCCAGGAGGTGCACAAGCCACTCACCGGCAACTGCTGTGTCTTTTGTTCTTACGGCTCGAGTACCCCGCCCTCCCGGGCAAGGCGCAGCCAGTACCACCCGTGA
- the aceB gene encoding malate synthase A translates to MTTLDISDQSVCGAQQVLTPPALRFVAELEKQFGERRRMLLRARQDRQIRLDRGERPNFLAETRHVREGNWRVVPPPTDLLDRRVEITGPVDRKMIINALNSSAQVFMADFEDATSPTWENVMAGQANLMDAVRRTLTLETGSKSYRLNDRTATLFVRPRGWHLEEAHATLRGQRISASLFDFGLYFFHNAQELLERGSGPYFYLPKLESHLEARLWNDIFNFAEDALQLPRGTIRATVLIETILAAFEMDEILYELREHSAGLNCGRWDYIFSVIKKLRADPRFVLPDRSQVTMTDGMMRSYSRLAIQTCHRRGAHAMGGMSAFIPVKNDEAANDRAFAQVRADKEREASDGHDGTWVAHPALVPVAREVFDRLMPTPNQIDRCSDYRIQPGELLRVPDGYVTARGVHSNVSVALQYLAAWLGGQGAVPINNLMEDAATAEISRAQLWQWARHRACTDDRERVTGARVQRLIDEERAGLTVRHPHFSAFYQEAAELLRELTEAEAFPEFLTLAAYERLNRLHDHKSTASSAAD, encoded by the coding sequence ATGACCACACTCGACATCAGCGATCAAAGCGTTTGCGGTGCACAGCAGGTACTGACACCGCCCGCCCTGCGTTTCGTGGCCGAACTCGAAAAGCAGTTCGGTGAGCGGCGCCGGATGCTGCTGCGCGCCCGCCAGGATCGCCAGATCCGCCTTGACCGGGGTGAACGCCCGAATTTCCTGGCGGAAACCCGGCACGTGCGCGAAGGCAACTGGCGCGTCGTCCCGCCGCCCACAGACCTGCTCGACCGGCGGGTGGAAATCACTGGACCCGTGGACCGCAAGATGATCATCAACGCGCTCAACAGCAGCGCACAGGTGTTCATGGCCGATTTCGAGGACGCCACCAGCCCCACCTGGGAGAACGTGATGGCCGGACAGGCCAACCTGATGGACGCCGTGCGCCGGACCCTCACCCTGGAGACCGGCAGCAAGAGTTACCGTCTGAACGATAGGACGGCCACGCTGTTCGTGCGCCCGCGCGGCTGGCATCTGGAGGAGGCCCACGCCACGTTGCGCGGTCAGCGTATTTCCGCCAGCCTGTTCGACTTCGGGCTGTACTTCTTTCACAACGCCCAGGAACTGCTTGAGCGTGGCAGTGGGCCTTACTTTTACCTGCCCAAGCTCGAAAGCCACCTGGAAGCGCGCTTGTGGAATGACATCTTCAATTTTGCCGAAGACGCCCTGCAGCTTCCCCGTGGCACCATCCGCGCCACCGTGCTGATCGAAACGATCCTGGCCGCCTTCGAGATGGACGAAATTCTCTACGAGCTGCGCGAGCATTCCGCCGGACTCAACTGCGGTCGCTGGGACTACATCTTCAGCGTCATCAAGAAGCTGCGCGCCGACCCCCGCTTCGTGCTGCCCGACCGCTCCCAGGTCACCATGACCGACGGCATGATGCGCTCGTACTCACGTCTGGCCATCCAGACCTGCCACAGGCGAGGGGCCCACGCGATGGGCGGCATGAGCGCCTTCATTCCGGTCAAGAACGACGAGGCCGCCAACGACCGTGCCTTCGCGCAGGTGCGCGCCGACAAGGAACGCGAAGCGAGCGACGGGCACGACGGCACCTGGGTTGCCCACCCCGCCCTGGTGCCCGTGGCACGTGAGGTCTTTGACCGGCTGATGCCCACCCCCAACCAGATTGACCGCTGCAGTGACTACCGCATTCAGCCGGGCGAGCTGCTGCGTGTGCCCGACGGGTACGTCACCGCGCGCGGGGTGCACAGCAACGTTTCGGTGGCGCTGCAGTACCTCGCCGCGTGGCTGGGCGGGCAGGGTGCCGTGCCCATCAACAACCTGATGGAAGACGCCGCCACCGCCGAGATTTCGCGTGCACAGCTGTGGCAGTGGGCGCGTCACCGTGCCTGTACCGACGACCGCGAGCGCGTGACCGGCGCGCGCGTGCAGCGCCTCATTGACGAAGAACGCGCGGGACTGACCGTCCGGCACCCACACTTCTCGGCGTTCTACCAAGAAGCGGCCGAACTGCTGCGCGAACTCACCGAGGCCGAGGCGTTTCCCGAGTTCCTGACGCTCGCCGCCTATGAACGCCTCAACCGCCTGCACGACCACAAGAGCACTGCCAGCAGCGCTGCCGACTGA
- the aceA gene encoding isocitrate lyase, with protein sequence MTNPMTYDQILEKTWQGDPRWQGIQRDYTGADVVKLRGSLLIEHTLAKVGAEKLWKLLHDEPFVNALGALTGNQAMQQVKAGLKAVYLSGWQVAADANNAGQMYPDQSLYPASSVPDVVRRINRTLQRADQIAHLEGDTSVDYFAPIVADAEAGFGGPLNAFELMKSMIEAGAAGVHFEDQLASEKKCGHLGGKVLVPTQHFIRTLNAARLAADVLGVPTLLVARTDADAADLLTSDVDERDHQFIVQGERTPEGFFRVRPGIDQAIARGLAYAPYADLIWCETSTPTLEEARRFAEAIHAEFPGKLLAYNCSPSFNWKKNLDDETIARFQRELGAMGYKFQFITLAGFHSLNLSMFELAHGYHRRQMSAFVELQEREFAAQERGFTAVKHQREVGTGYFDAVSLAVSGGRSSTVAMKGSTEAAQFAAAD encoded by the coding sequence ATGACGAACCCCATGACCTACGACCAGATTCTCGAGAAAACCTGGCAGGGCGATCCCCGCTGGCAAGGCATTCAACGGGACTACACCGGTGCCGACGTCGTGAAGCTGCGCGGCAGCCTGCTGATTGAACACACCCTCGCCAAAGTGGGCGCCGAGAAGCTCTGGAAACTGTTGCACGATGAGCCTTTCGTGAACGCACTCGGGGCCCTAACGGGCAATCAGGCGATGCAGCAGGTCAAGGCGGGTCTCAAGGCCGTCTACCTGTCAGGATGGCAGGTCGCCGCTGACGCCAACAATGCCGGCCAGATGTACCCCGACCAGAGCCTGTACCCGGCCAGCAGCGTGCCCGACGTCGTGCGCCGCATCAACCGCACCCTGCAGCGCGCCGACCAGATTGCGCACCTGGAAGGGGACACCAGCGTCGACTACTTCGCGCCGATCGTCGCCGACGCCGAAGCCGGCTTTGGTGGACCGCTCAATGCCTTCGAGCTGATGAAGTCGATGATCGAGGCCGGCGCGGCCGGTGTGCACTTCGAGGACCAGTTGGCGAGCGAGAAGAAATGCGGTCACCTGGGCGGCAAGGTGCTGGTGCCCACCCAGCACTTCATCCGCACCCTCAACGCGGCACGCCTCGCGGCGGACGTACTGGGGGTACCGACCCTGCTGGTGGCCCGCACCGACGCCGACGCAGCAGACCTGCTGACCAGCGACGTGGACGAGCGCGACCACCAGTTCATCGTGCAGGGTGAACGCACACCGGAGGGTTTTTTCCGCGTCCGGCCCGGCATCGACCAGGCCATCGCGCGCGGGCTGGCCTACGCCCCCTATGCCGATCTGATCTGGTGCGAAACCAGCACTCCGACCCTGGAAGAAGCCCGACGTTTTGCCGAGGCCATTCACGCCGAGTTTCCCGGAAAGCTGCTGGCCTACAACTGCTCGCCGAGTTTCAACTGGAAAAAGAATCTCGACGACGAGACCATTGCCCGATTCCAGCGTGAACTGGGCGCCATGGGGTACAAGTTCCAGTTCATCACGCTGGCCGGTTTTCATTCGCTCAACCTGTCGATGTTCGAATTGGCGCACGGCTACCATCGGCGCCAGATGAGCGCCTTCGTGGAGCTGCAGGAGCGTGAGTTCGCTGCTCAGGAACGCGGTTTCACGGCCGTCAAGCACCAGCGCGAGGTGGGCACCGGCTATTTTGATGCGGTCAGCCTGGCCGTTTCAGGCGGCAGGAGCAGCACGGTGGCCATGAAGGGCAGCACCGAAGCGGCGCAGTTTGCCGCCGCCGACTGA
- a CDS encoding Ig-like domain-containing protein, protein MHTHAPLKRTLLGISLALTLMGCGGGPQQDSTQNPPPGNSGPPLVIGGRPLVTDIVTSNGKLTNVPRNTVITANISLPTPGVGVDANTLTGNVRLYRADNQQLVPGVANTDGAGGTITFTPQPAGDGLLDAETDYVFEIREGLKDENGAAFVTFTARFRTGTEPQAVAPPVSFTAQQVYPPRSYSNADAPIASLSMSPYGTQLYGVTLGGQVMRWKVDAVTGTLSERQVLNLGDLRPDLAGRAIIGLAFEPPKENQPQVLWISHNDPVYSPDGSLPRDFSGAVSRLLIRSGSEFGPENVTFEDYVVGLPRSIKDHLTNSLAFGPDKKLYVSQSSNTSTGAPDTTWNPGGIHPERLLNAAVLQIDTTRDVSGGPIDVQTEPYDQNLASPGNYNPYAAGSPVKIFADGVRNAYDLVWHSNGSLYLPTNGGASGGSTPGKAGVPALSSAPTQKDFLFRTTLDAQDRNLYFGHPVEKRGHFVLNGGNPTAVEDPAEVVDDAHGRKGYPVGTLPDPNYRLPAYEFGYNRSPNGVVEYKSDVFNGRLKGKLLVVEYSGGQDIVVLTVDERTKNIRKAEQIGIELEHEGDSRLTRPLDLVEDPRNGNLYVAELVVQPGQNQAPKARIRLLRPLK, encoded by the coding sequence ATGCACACGCACGCCCCATTGAAACGGACATTATTGGGAATTTCGCTGGCGCTGACCCTGATGGGCTGTGGCGGCGGTCCACAGCAGGATTCCACCCAGAATCCTCCCCCAGGCAACTCCGGGCCGCCCCTCGTGATTGGCGGTCGGCCTCTTGTCACTGACATCGTAACCTCCAACGGGAAACTGACAAATGTTCCACGCAACACCGTCATCACGGCCAACATTTCCCTTCCTACGCCCGGCGTGGGCGTGGACGCCAACACGCTGACGGGTAACGTGAGGCTCTACCGCGCCGACAATCAGCAACTCGTGCCGGGCGTGGCCAACACCGATGGGGCGGGCGGAACCATCACTTTCACGCCCCAGCCGGCAGGCGACGGTCTGCTGGACGCGGAAACCGACTATGTTTTCGAAATCAGGGAAGGACTCAAAGACGAGAACGGGGCCGCCTTCGTGACGTTCACCGCCCGATTCCGGACCGGCACCGAACCGCAGGCAGTCGCTCCGCCGGTGTCCTTTACGGCACAGCAGGTCTATCCGCCCCGCAGCTACTCCAATGCCGACGCGCCAATTGCCAGCCTGAGCATGAGCCCTTACGGCACCCAACTGTACGGAGTAACCCTCGGCGGACAGGTAATGCGCTGGAAGGTCGACGCTGTCACCGGAACCCTCAGCGAGCGGCAGGTGCTCAACCTCGGAGACCTTCGCCCTGATCTGGCCGGTCGGGCCATTATCGGTCTGGCCTTTGAACCACCCAAAGAAAATCAGCCCCAAGTGCTGTGGATTTCCCATAACGACCCGGTGTACTCTCCCGACGGCTCGCTGCCACGTGACTTCTCGGGCGCCGTCTCTCGCCTGCTCATCCGCTCCGGCAGCGAGTTCGGGCCGGAGAACGTAACTTTCGAGGACTACGTCGTCGGACTGCCCCGCTCCATCAAGGACCATCTGACCAATAGCCTGGCATTCGGTCCCGACAAGAAACTCTACGTCAGCCAGAGCAGCAACACCTCGACTGGTGCGCCCGACACCACCTGGAATCCGGGAGGCATTCACCCTGAGCGCCTGCTGAACGCCGCCGTACTGCAGATTGACACGACGCGTGATGTGAGCGGCGGACCCATCGACGTACAGACCGAGCCGTACGACCAGAACCTGGCCAGTCCCGGCAATTACAATCCCTACGCGGCAGGCAGTCCGGTCAAGATCTTCGCCGACGGTGTGCGCAATGCCTACGACCTGGTGTGGCATTCCAACGGATCGCTGTACCTGCCCACCAACGGCGGAGCCTCGGGCGGTTCCACCCCTGGCAAAGCAGGCGTCCCGGCGCTCAGCAGCGCCCCGACCCAGAAAGACTTTCTGTTTCGCACGACGCTAGACGCGCAAGACCGCAACCTGTATTTCGGGCACCCGGTCGAGAAGCGCGGACACTTCGTCCTCAACGGCGGCAATCCCACAGCTGTCGAGGACCCTGCCGAGGTCGTCGACGACGCACATGGCCGCAAAGGCTACCCGGTCGGCACGCTGCCCGACCCCAACTACCGCCTTCCGGCCTACGAATTTGGCTACAACCGCTCACCCAACGGGGTTGTCGAGTACAAAAGCGATGTCTTCAACGGTCGACTGAAGGGCAAACTGCTGGTGGTGGAGTACTCGGGCGGGCAGGACATTGTGGTGCTGACAGTCGATGAACGGACCAAGAACATCCGCAAGGCCGAGCAGATCGGGATCGAACTGGAACACGAAGGCGACAGCAGGCTTACGAGGCCGCTTGATCTGGTCGAAGATCCCCGCAACGGCAACCTCTACGTGGCCGAACTGGTCGTGCAGCCCGGCCAGAACCAGGCACCCAAAGCGCGCATCCGTCTGCTCAGGCCCCTGAAATAA
- a CDS encoding Ig-like domain-containing protein, whose translation MTSLGIRSARAMLTVTLVVGLVACGGANSGQGVSPSPNAPGSRQPPINNSPNTPPPPSTKTPDPTPPTTSPPPPVTPPPPGGNTQQPQVTSVTFTSEESREVYRANATNVARDVAVTANVYLPTAGVGVAENSLKGNVRLYEAAATTSLVAGSASTDGAGGNITFTPTEVLKSNTKYTFEVTTGVKDESGKAFAAFKASFTTGTREPQGPLVTFAERTVYSGSPIASVRVGNDGRLYAVTLDGKILRWAIDSDGGLSALQTLAIPELAGRALIGLAHDPRDPNVLWISNNAPIPYAPGQVPPDFSGKVSKVTITDAAAFTGTVQDYVVGLPRSIKDHLTNSLVFGPDGALYVSQGSNSSTGAPDGTWVRSEHRLTATVLRIDPTYDVSGGPIDVQTEKYEGSASLGNYDPNGERAPVTIFADGVRNAYDLVWHTDGALYVPTNGGAAGGNTPAGDGAPALNNVSNQDDYLFRVTGSGGYYGHPVALRGHYVLNGGNPTAGRDPFEVVPDGQGRAGYPEGTRPDANYRPPVHTFGANRSPNGAIEYKSNSFGGALKNRLLVVEYSNGKDVVALKLEGGKVTDVGRIGTTVNGRIKRFQNPLDLAEDGRNGNLYVVELGSSGGRIQLLTPSP comes from the coding sequence ATGACTTCACTTGGCATCCGTTCTGCCCGTGCAATGCTCACGGTTACCCTCGTGGTTGGTCTGGTGGCCTGTGGTGGCGCCAATTCCGGGCAGGGTGTCAGCCCTTCGCCCAATGCTCCCGGGTCAAGGCAACCGCCCATCAATAACAGCCCCAACACCCCGCCCCCGCCCAGCACCAAAACGCCTGACCCGACACCGCCGACCACCTCACCGCCGCCACCCGTCACGCCACCACCTCCCGGTGGGAACACCCAGCAGCCTCAGGTGACCAGTGTGACCTTCACCTCGGAGGAAAGTCGCGAGGTGTACAGGGCGAATGCCACGAACGTCGCCCGCGACGTTGCGGTGACGGCAAACGTGTACCTCCCCACAGCGGGAGTCGGCGTCGCCGAAAATTCGCTGAAGGGCAACGTCAGGCTGTACGAAGCTGCCGCGACCACGAGCCTCGTCGCCGGATCGGCCAGCACCGACGGTGCGGGAGGCAACATCACCTTCACCCCGACCGAAGTGCTGAAAAGCAACACCAAGTACACTTTTGAAGTGACCACCGGCGTCAAGGACGAAAGTGGTAAAGCATTTGCGGCTTTCAAGGCGTCATTTACGACCGGCACGCGCGAACCTCAGGGTCCGCTGGTAACCTTCGCGGAGCGCACCGTGTACAGCGGCTCGCCCATCGCCAGTGTGCGCGTCGGAAACGACGGTCGTCTGTACGCAGTCACCCTGGACGGCAAGATCCTGCGCTGGGCCATTGACAGCGACGGTGGCCTGAGCGCCCTGCAGACCCTGGCCATTCCCGAGCTGGCGGGCCGCGCCTTGATCGGCCTGGCGCACGATCCGCGCGATCCCAACGTGCTGTGGATTTCCAACAACGCGCCCATTCCTTACGCGCCGGGCCAGGTGCCACCTGACTTCTCCGGCAAGGTTTCCAAAGTGACCATCACGGACGCGGCGGCCTTCACGGGCACCGTGCAGGATTACGTCGTGGGTCTGCCCCGCTCGATCAAGGATCACCTGACCAACAGCCTGGTCTTCGGTCCTGACGGCGCGCTGTACGTCTCGCAGGGCAGCAACTCCTCGACGGGCGCGCCCGACGGCACCTGGGTACGCAGCGAACACCGCCTCACCGCGACAGTACTTCGCATCGACCCCACCTATGATGTCAGCGGCGGCCCGATTGACGTGCAGACCGAGAAATACGAGGGTAGCGCGAGCCTCGGCAACTACGATCCGAACGGCGAACGCGCCCCGGTGACCATTTTCGCCGACGGCGTTCGCAACGCCTATGACCTGGTCTGGCACACCGACGGCGCCCTGTATGTCCCCACCAACGGTGGCGCGGCCGGGGGGAACACGCCTGCCGGGGACGGCGCCCCTGCACTGAACAACGTGTCCAATCAGGATGATTACCTGTTCCGGGTGACCGGGTCGGGTGGTTACTATGGCCATCCGGTGGCGCTGCGTGGTCATTACGTGCTCAACGGTGGAAACCCGACGGCTGGCCGTGATCCCTTCGAGGTGGTGCCCGACGGTCAGGGGCGCGCGGGCTACCCGGAAGGCACCCGACCGGACGCGAATTACCGTCCTCCGGTGCATACCTTCGGTGCCAACCGTTCGCCCAACGGGGCCATCGAGTACAAGAGCAACAGCTTCGGCGGAGCGCTCAAGAACCGCCTGCTGGTCGTCGAGTACTCCAACGGCAAGGATGTCGTGGCCCTCAAACTGGAGGGTGGCAAGGTGACCGACGTGGGCCGGATCGGCACCACGGTGAACGGCAGGATCAAACGCTTCCAGAACCCGCTCGACCTGGCTGAAGACGGACGCAACGGTAACCTGTACGTCGTCGAGCTGGGATCTTCAGGAGGTCGCATTCAGCTGCTCACGCCGTCGCCCTGA
- a CDS encoding AI-2E family transporter, translated as MNSRVVIVNLLPTALLLLGLLILWRFLAVVQVGIMLIVLSMVLSAALFPIVRFLHERLRLPSAVAVFLTVIGALVALGAFVVLLVPTLVSELQETWKTLSQGGRLSQELSGLASNNTWVGRLLNSESPQELGKSLQGAPKPFTSALMQISANVIALVGYSFVVLLLLLYTLGRPEPLLRGLLGAVPDRQRARVAHITEEIVAQLRVWGSSMLFIMLTGGVLVWTGLTLLGVPNALAFAFLSALGELIPNLGPLIANGVPVLITFAGDPQKALWVALWLIGVQVIQGLFSPYLFSRTIQLHPVSIISGIVLLGTAFGLIGAFLTVPLLIIVKVIYEAYYLSRHDHSDVPEAQVSEILEQA; from the coding sequence ATGAACTCACGAGTAGTGATCGTTAATTTGCTACCAACAGCCTTGCTGCTGTTGGGCCTGTTGATCCTGTGGCGTTTTCTGGCGGTCGTTCAGGTAGGAATCATGCTGATCGTGCTCAGCATGGTGCTGTCAGCGGCCCTGTTTCCCATCGTTCGCTTTCTCCATGAGCGGCTGCGACTGCCTTCCGCAGTAGCGGTCTTTCTTACGGTCATCGGGGCGTTGGTCGCGCTGGGTGCCTTTGTGGTGCTGCTGGTACCGACATTGGTGAGCGAGCTGCAGGAGACCTGGAAAACCCTGTCGCAAGGTGGGCGCCTGTCGCAGGAACTGAGCGGCCTGGCGTCCAACAATACCTGGGTGGGGCGTCTTCTGAACAGCGAAAGTCCGCAAGAATTAGGCAAAAGTCTGCAGGGCGCTCCCAAACCGTTTACCAGCGCACTCATGCAGATCTCGGCCAATGTCATCGCGCTGGTCGGGTATTCCTTCGTGGTGCTGCTGTTGTTGCTGTATACCCTGGGCCGCCCCGAACCGTTGTTGCGGGGATTGCTGGGCGCTGTTCCGGACAGGCAGCGGGCACGGGTTGCACACATCACCGAAGAAATCGTGGCACAGCTGCGGGTGTGGGGATCGAGCATGCTGTTCATCATGCTGACTGGGGGCGTGCTCGTCTGGACCGGTCTGACGCTGCTGGGCGTTCCGAACGCGCTGGCCTTCGCTTTCCTGTCAGCGCTGGGTGAGTTGATTCCCAACCTGGGACCGCTCATCGCCAACGGGGTGCCTGTACTGATCACCTTCGCGGGCGATCCTCAGAAAGCCCTGTGGGTGGCCCTGTGGCTGATCGGGGTGCAGGTCATCCAGGGGCTCTTTTCCCCGTACCTGTTCAGCCGTACCATCCAACTGCACCCGGTGTCGATCATCAGCGGTATCGTGCTGCTCGGTACCGCCTTTGGGCTGATCGGCGCTTTTCTGACTGTTCCCCTCCTGATCATCGTCAAGGTCATCTACGAGGCGTATTACCTGTCGCGTCACGATCACTCTGACGTTCCGGAAGCGCAAGTCTCGGAGATTCTCGAACAGGCCTGA